A region from the Hydra vulgaris chromosome 08, alternate assembly HydraT2T_AEP genome encodes:
- the LOC136083537 gene encoding uncharacterized protein LOC136083537 encodes MIAGKGVKQVGQVTSAERGTLVTMVGCINAVGNFIPPFLIFPRVYFRSHMLRGAPTGTKGDANPSGWINTEIFLKWFDHFVEYGHPSKDHPLLLIMDNHKTHILIELMDKAKESNVVLLILPPHCSHKLQPLDRSVFGSLKKFYNSACSLCLKAHPNTPMTIYDISENLGIAYTRAFTSQNI; translated from the coding sequence ATGATTGCTGGTAAAGGAGTAAAGCAAGTAGGACAGGTAACTTCTGCTGAAAGGGGAACCCTAGTTACAATGGTGGGTTGCATTAATGCCGTTGGAAATTTTATTCCACCGTTTTTGATATTTCCTCGTGTTTACTTTCGTAGTCATATGCTTAGAGGTGCACCAACAGGTACAAAAGGTGATGCTAATCCTAGTGGATGGATaaatacagaaatttttttgaaatggtttGATCATTTTGTGGAGTATGGACATCCTAGCAAGGATCAtccattacttttaataatggaCAACCACAAAACTCATATATTGATTGAACTGATGGATAAAGCAAAGGAAAGCAATGTTGTGCTCTTGATATTGCCACCCCATTGCAGCCACAAACTCCAACCACTTGACAGATCAGTATTTGGGtcattaaagaaattttacaatTCAGCATGTAGTTTATGTTTAAAGGCACACCCAAATACTCCTATGACGATATATGACATTTCTGAAAATTTAGGAATAGCTTATACGAGAGCCTTTACTTcccaaaacatttaa